The stretch of DNA tcgtttttttcccaagcccatatttcgggcctatatttttacccaaaccctcccatatttcgggccgggctatGAGCACCTTTAGGCCCAAGACAATATTTTATTCCCACCGATCATGGAACTCTTAATGGGTCGGATTATCGTCTAAATGTAAAGGTTGATTCAAATTTTGAGAGGTTTTGAGAATAAATATTAGATTCAAAAAATagatttgaataaaatattaggtTTATTTAAAATACGGGCTAGACTCGAGTTTATAAACTCAAGGCTCTAGCTTGGCTCGGcccgttttcttttcttttttttatttattgaaaggtaatttttttaatatattatatgatgttatttttatatattatgtaatttataagaaaaaaaactaaatctatagtaatatataatattataaacattacaaaatgtttaaaatgtttatataaaaaattttaataaatgaaaaatgtatgtaaatattgaattaaaaataatataaatatttttaaaaaattttaaatgtgcgGGCTTAATATGGACTCGGGTTAGCCATTTATAAATATGCGCtggtttggataaaattttaaacacatatttCAGGCCTAACTGGGTTAAGATAAGCTTAAAATATATTAAGATCATGCTTAAACTCAATCCGGCTCACAAACACCTCTACTGTCCTAAACTCTCTGAACTTTTGATGTTGAGACAAAATAGAATGGATTCTAAGAGCTTCAACTCTCAAGTCTCAATGCTATGTCTCTGCAATTTGATTCCAATTTGTTTTCCGACTGCATCGAGTATGGTTTTGCAGGATTTGCAAGGGATCAccatggctgaaaaccaagatcGAACAGGAGCGAagccagaaattttttttagagtgaacgatattaaattatatatttttatgagagttaaaacgtaattttaccattacattGGCTTATAtctttacgattttaaaaaagaactaaatcaaaTTTCTAGCACTTTTATAAGAGGTAAACtaaaattttaccatatattaacttataattttatggATTCTGAGAGatccaaaacaaaaaattttcattttaggaggGTCAGGGTCACTATCCGCTCCTCTCCCTTCACTCCTAATTTGCTTCGAGAAAGAAACGATATTAACCTCATATTAGACTCGACATCGACATAATATCTATGATTATGTGAATATTGTTTACCTTTTTTATTTACCCTACACAAAAACTCATATGTGACAATTCCATCCTAGTTTGAGTAACATATCATTAGAATAACACTTTCACGACCTTGTGGCCTTTTGAATGGATCTTTTTTTCATACGTTGCCTACATTTCTTGATTCCGTCTATAAATTTGCTTCCTTTTTGGACCCTTTCCACTTGCAACTGTAGGCATCCTATTCCTCTCCTTTTGCACTTTGCCTTTGATGGTAGATCcaattattttgtaatatttggatAGGTACCTATTTATTACTATATCGAGTCGAGTGGTAATAAATTTGATGTCttttgagtaaaattttgagctcaagTATTACAGAcgaaaaaacaatattaaaaaagtTTTGTCTTTCGTTTAGATGTTTAATCCaacttgattaaattaaatttagtgaattttatgttTGTCCAGATCTGGTTTACactcatttatattattttttaaaatatatataatttttaatttaatatttttaattgattttttaaaattttaaatttagtcaaCTTAATATATTCTTCAATGTTTACGTGGTATTGTAttactatatatttaatttagtttgatataaattacataatatataaaaaataaaataaaaatatattacaagaGTATAAAACGAGCTAGGTCTAATTTGGGCCAGGTCAGGCTCAAGTTTAAATATTGAAGTCTAAGcctaattcatattttaaacgggTCTTATTTTTTGCACAAACTCATTTTTCAAGCATCGTACTTTTGTCCAAATTATCTCATATTTTGGGCAGGCCTTCAGGTAGATAATCATATGATAAATAGGTCTAGCAAGTTCTTGTTAATGATGTGCGTGGTAGTGATTTGCTCTTGCTAGTGATGATGTGTAATGATTTTTAAACCAAATCGATGGTCGAACCAGTTTGGTCATCGACTTGTCGATCTGATCGGttcaattaaaaatcattaaaaatctcaataaaagaaaataaaataacccaatttaacccctaattcaatCGATTTGTACCGATTCTTAATCTAACTGATTCAAAATCATTCTCTAAACCAATATCCAATTAATCTAATCCGGttaaaatattatgaattataaaaaacacacacatttcataaaaaaataaatgataggTGATCAAATCAGTAGTATACTTCATTGGGAAAAAGAACAATTGCACATTATATGCACAATGTATGTCTAGGCAGTGGCGTAGTTAGTAGCTGGCACGGGCCGcgcctaaaataaattttttttaatttagtatctttaaaattttaaattagtaaagataaaattacattttatctttttaaaatgataaaaatttgatatatttatttaaaaattacaaaaatatatgctatttaaataataaaattatatttttattatcgtaaaaattataatttaaattaattaaaaaaattgtagaaTATAAAGGCAACGATAAACCCTTATATTTTCGTGTTCTTagcataaaagaaaaacaaattaagCGCCGACATTTTTTGTAGTAGATTTTGTTAGTACGAAGCAGTCCACTAAATTACGGGTTTGTAAAAACTTGGTGTAAAAAACATAGAATCTTTAAAATAGAAGGGGTAGttttgcaaaattaccattttctcTTCCGTTACTTTCTCATCTTGTCGTCAATGGCATTTTCTGGCTGCGacctttttttctctctcttctctAACATTAAAATCCTATTTGACTATCAATaactaaatatttaaatataaatctaTATTAAGATGGGTCGGGTCGGATTTAAATTTATGGTTGATGTgagtatattttatatttattcatatatgatTTAATccgaaatatgaaattaaaattttgtttaagtccgtacatatttaaaattttgataataaaaagtCAACAAATCAAATCAGTTCGACTTGAACTATAAACCGAACTTAAAATAAATTGAACCTCAAATGACCCAGatttaaaatgaccaaaatagatATATCGAAGTAATTTGAAACCAAAAGTGCTCAATctaaaaacttaaaagaaaaaactGAATGAGTTGACCCTAAAATGGCTCGAACTcggaataatttttaaaaaatttaatacataattaattttatctaaattaaccTAGTCCAAAACCAACTCCAGCCATTTGAGAAGCAATTGTATGTTAGTATTTTGTTTTGGTCATAATTAGACAGCCCACAAAATAAGggttttaaaaaagataaaatctttaaaatagaAGGGCTACTTTGCAAAATTATAACTTTTGCGCCCTTTACCTTTTCCCCTGCTTGTGTCAATGGCATTCTCTGcaactttttctttcctttttcctctCTAAAACCCTAATTTGACCTTCAAATACCTTCGAGATCTCCAAGCTCCGTCACCCCAAAATGGCCACGACACGCAGATCCCTTCCTCTTCTGAGAACCCTCATAGCCGGAAAAACCCAAACCCGAACCGTGACGTACATGCCCCGACCAGGAGATGGAGCCCCAAGACCCGTAACGTTAGTCCCCGGAGACGGGATCGGACCTTTGGTGACGAACGCGGTGGAACAAGTGATGGAAGTGATGCACGCACCGGTTTACTTCGAGAAGTACGACGTTCACGGCGACATGAAACGGGTACCACAAGAAGTGTTGGATTCGATAAAGAAGAACAAGGTTTGTTTGAAAGGAGGGTTAAGAACACCCATGGGAGGTGGAGTCAGTTCATTGAATATGCAATTGAGGAAAGAACTGGATCTATACGCTTCATTGGTCAACTGTTGTAACTTACCCGGATTGCCGACCCGCCATGAAAACGTGGATATCGTCGTAATTAGAGAGAACACTGAAGGGGAATACTCGGGTCTTGAACATGAGGTGGTGCCTGGTGTTGTTGAAAGCCTTAAGGTAAGTAAAAACCCAATGTAATTCAACTGTTTTTgttatgaaaagtttatgactTTGGTATTGGGTAATTTAGATTCTTTTTGGGTTGATTTTTGTTAGGTTATAACGAAGTTTTGTTCCGAGCGGATTGCGAAATATGCTTTCGAGTATGCTTATTTGAACAATCGAAAGAAGGTTACTGCTGTTCATAAGGCCAATATTATGAAACTTGCAGATGGATTGTTCTTAGAGTCTTGCCGTGAAGTTGCAACTAAGTATCCAAGTATCAAGTATAACGAAATCATTGTGGACAATTGTTGTATGCAACTCGTTTCGAAGCCCGAGCAATTTGATGTCATGGTATTGAAATTTTATATCCGAACTGGACTAGCTAGCTTTGTATATTAAGGTTGTTGCTTTGCTTGAATAATCTTTCTAGACTAGCTAGCTTACTCTCCTGCGTACTAAACTTGCTTTATAATTGAACTTGCAGCAGAGTCAGGACATCAGGGTGGGATATAATTAGATTGATTGTTGAAGCTCTCAATAACTTTTAGCTTTTAGCAGTTGATCAACTTAGGGTTTATCATGCTATTAACTTTAAAGATGGGTAAATTTCGAGTTAGCAGTTGACCAACTTAGGTTTTATAATGCTACTAACTTCTAAAAATGGGTTGGCTATGTATTCTTGTTgtggtgatatatatataatatcttgAACTAGTTCAATATGAAGATATAAATAGTCATATATTTCGAATTGTTATCAATGTCAACCATAGTTTATATGTTTCAGAAAATGAGATAATATGGTTAGTTATCAATGTCAACCATAGTTTGTATGATTcagaaaatgaaataatatggTTAACCAAATGCTAGGAGAGATTGTTAATTCAgaaatttcttctaatttttttatgttgCATTTTGATCTATGTTTTTTACCACTGGAGTCTGGTGTGTCTTTAGGTTACCCCTAATCTTTATGGAAATCTGGTTGCAAATACAGCAGCCGGTATTGCTGGAGGCACCGGTGTCATGCCAGGAGGTACCAATCAGTAATCTATGCATTTTTATTAATATTCAGTTCTTAATTACTTTTTTGCAGAATGAATAAAATCCGGAAACTGTTGCGATTATGCTAGCTTTAATTAGacaattttctttctctttctcgtAGGCAATGTGGGAGCTGAATATGCCGTGTTCGAGCAAGGTGCTTCAGCCGGAAAtgttggaaaagaaaagatagtagaGCAAAAGACGGCAAATCCCGTGGCATTGCTTCTCTCCTCTGCCATGATGTTGAGACATCTCCAGTTTCCTTCATTTGCCGATCGACTCGAAAGTGCAGTGAAACGTGTAATCTCAGAGGGCCAGTATCGAACTAAAGATCTCGGTGGGCAAAGCAGTACACAGGAAGTTGTTGATGCCGTTATTGCTAAACTAGATTGATTACTCGTCTTCTTCTTCACTATGGGTTTTCCACAGTAAGATTTTCTTAAGTTGGTATATCTCATTCTTACATTTtcagaataatatttttttttcgaaATACTCGAAAATCAAACTTATAACAAACAACAAACAACTGTTGAGTTGTGAACCATTttacattttttgtttttgttatgaTTTTGAGGGGAATATAATATTCTTACCTGCCTCTGATATATCTACAATTTAgtttcttattttaatttgttcatttattttCGATTACATGTGTCCCTAAATgtatatttaagattttttttttatattttttcatgtCCGTTTTACGGTTCATGTTCGGGGTTCGTAGTTGTCCTTCTCAATAATATGTCTTTAAGATCCGACCATGTCCTTTTTTGAGAGTGCAATGGACCTTACCATTAAAAAAACTTGAGGTATCACTTGATCTCAATTTAGTAGACTCGATTTTGAAAGAAAAGACTATAATCAAAGATGGTAACGAGGTAGGATGTTTGCTTGTATAAATAGCCTCATAAGAAAAACAGTTAGATATTCTGTTTAAATGACAACACATATTTATTCacaaaatcaattaatttaaaataaaatcaatattttttgttAGATTTACTTTAggattgatattttttttaaaaataaaaatcaaatctgTAGAAGTTAACTGGGCAAATTTTTTTGTCCTATTATGTGAATCATTTGGAAGAATGGTAATTTATTTGTTTTCCAAAGGTTTATCATGGAAATCTGATGAGATTATTAAAGTTTCGACAATTTTGATCACACATAGAGAAGGCTTGAATTGAAGATGTACTTCCATTCTGGGGGATCTTTTATTCGATAAATGGGTTCATTTACATATTGATCGAGCAATTAATTTGCAGGGGGAGTGATGCGAAATCATTTAGGGGAACGGATTACGGGTTTTAATCACCTTTTAGGGGCGTGTTCAGTTTTTGAACGATATTTTTTTTAACGTACAAAAGTGTCAATTTTTTTCGAATACATTTTTTCTTATCGAACAAAtcaatttaatgatattttaaaaagCATGAACGATTTAacagttaaaaaatttaaaagaaaaaaatcacactatataaaattaaatatttctttccattatgcaaaaaaaaaactaatactgtactaaaaatttcataaatatcattataattccaaagattaaattaaaaaaacttggcATCAAACACCTTTCTTTTGGCTAAGGAGCCAAGAGAAagataattgtatttttttacacTGTGCTTTTAGTTTCGACatcaaaatccttttttttttcttgacagTGTTGGCATCTTACTAAAGGAAGATAATTCCTTAGCAAACATACAAATCAAATACAAGAAAGTCATTAACCTAATATGTATGGGTATGACCAAATCAATTAATTCTGGAATTCGGCTTTAACGTCCATATTGAGCCTTTTAAGTTTAGTATTTTAAAGTCCATTAtacattaatatattattattattattaaagttatataattaaaaatcgaaaaatattttgttaatataaaatataatcttaTGGCTTAAGTGGGCgaatcatatgaaatataatttagcTAAGAAGGCAAATATTATACAACGTGAACACTAAATCTAAAATacacaataatatatattttaaaaatgtgaaaattctAAAGGAGGGATCGCCCCAGCGCCCTCCTCGATCCATCCCTAGTCCAAGCCTATTCACTTGAGCTGGAAGTGCTAAGAAGTGGAGTGCCTCTCCATACTGATTGAGAGGAACAcattgttaaaataaatattgatgtCAGTTTCTGCAACGCAAGACATGAATCATCGACAGGCATTGTAGTCAGAAACCAAAATGGATTGGTGATGGATGCATGCACTCATTTTAACTAGAATATTTCAGACCCCAGCACTGTTGAGTCCCTAGCGGGTCTTCAAGCTCTTCCTTTTGCTAATGACATGAATCATAGTGGATTTGGTCGGGTTAAAACTcaatcatatttttttttgtcatccctaattttaattttaattttgattttaaaaattaccGGATGCAAAAATCTTATCATATTTTAGTATATACA from Gossypium hirsutum isolate 1008001.06 chromosome D04, Gossypium_hirsutum_v2.1, whole genome shotgun sequence encodes:
- the LOC107898537 gene encoding isocitrate dehydrogenase [NAD] regulatory subunit 1, mitochondrial, with the translated sequence MATTRRSLPLLRTLIAGKTQTRTVTYMPRPGDGAPRPVTLVPGDGIGPLVTNAVEQVMEVMHAPVYFEKYDVHGDMKRVPQEVLDSIKKNKVCLKGGLRTPMGGGVSSLNMQLRKELDLYASLVNCCNLPGLPTRHENVDIVVIRENTEGEYSGLEHEVVPGVVESLKVITKFCSERIAKYAFEYAYLNNRKKVTAVHKANIMKLADGLFLESCREVATKYPSIKYNEIIVDNCCMQLVSKPEQFDVMVTPNLYGNLVANTAAGIAGGTGVMPGGNVGAEYAVFEQGASAGNVGKEKIVEQKTANPVALLLSSAMMLRHLQFPSFADRLESAVKRVISEGQYRTKDLGGQSSTQEVVDAVIAKLD